The DNA segment GCCCGAGACATTCCGCAGCACGTCGGGCAACATCCGCTGGGACAGCCTCGGGCAACCCGGCCAGGATCCGGTCGTCCTCCTCCATGGCACGCCCTTCTCCTCGTACGTCTGGCGCGCCGTCGCCCGCGCGCTCGCGCGCCGCCACCAGGTGTTCGTGTGGGACATGCCCGGTTACGGAGCATCGGAGATGTCCACCGGCCAGGACGTCTCCCTGGCCACCCAGGGCAGGGTCTTCACCGAGCTCCTGGCGCACTGGAAACTCGACGAACCTCTGGTGGTCGCGCACGACTTCGGCGGTGCCGTCGCCCTGCGGGCACACCTGCTGCACGGAGCCCGCTACCGCGCGCTCGCCCTGGTCGACCCGGTCGCGCTGGGCCCGTGGGGCTCCCCGTTCTTCCGCCTCGTCGGCGAGCACTCCGACGTCTTCGACCAACTGCCGCCCGCTCTGCACCGCGCTCTGGTGCGCGAGTACATCAGCTCGGCCAGCAGCCCCGGCCTGCACCCTGCCGTCCTCGACCGGCTCAGCCGGCCCTGGCTGGGCGACGCCGGCCAGTCGGCCTTCTACCGGCAGATCGCCCAGGCCGACCAGCGCTACACCGACGAAGTCCAGGAGCGGTACGGCGAGATCGGCTTCCCGACGCTGGTGTGCTGGGGCGAGGACGACACCTGGATCCCCGTGGCGAAAGGCCGCGAGCTGGCCGCCAGGATCCCCGGCGCGCGGCTGGAGCCGATCGCCGGCGCGGGCCACCTCGTCCAGGAGGACGCACCTGCCGAACTCACGGCCGCGCTCATGGCTTTCCTCCAGGAACAGACGAGCTGACGCCGTTAGCAGCGGCAGGGGCACGGCCCGGCGGAGAAATCCGCGAGACCGTGCCCCTGCACTGCCGGCCCTTCAGGCCGCTCAGGCGAGTTCGACGAGGAGGTCGCCGCCCTCGACCTGCTGGATGCGATTGATGGCGAGCCTGGCCACCTTGCCGGACTTCGAGGCGGTGATCGAGGCCTCCATCTTCATCGCCTCGATGGTGGCCACCGTGTCGCCGGCCGTCACCTCGTCCCCCTCGGCGACCGTGAGGGTCACCACGCCGGCGAACGGTGCCGGGACATGGCCGGGGTTGGCACGGTCGGCCTTCTCCGTGACCGGGACGTCGGAGGCCGCCGCCCTGTCGCGGACCTGGATGGGCCGCAGTTGGCCGTTCAGGGTGGACATCACGGTGCGCATGCCGCGCTCGTCCGCGTCGCCGACGGCCTGCAGCTCGATCAGCAGCCGCACACCGCGTTCGAGGTCGACGGAGTACTCCTTGCCGGGGCGCAGTCCGTAGAAGAAGTCCTTGCTGTCGAGGACGCTGGTGTCGCCGTACGTGTCGCGGTGCGTGTCGAACTCGCGGGTCGGGCCCGGGAACAGCAGCCGGTTGAGCGTCGCCCGCCGGTCCTTCGCCAGGCCCTCGCGGTCGTCGGCGTTCAGCTCCTGGACCGGCTTGGCCTCGGCGCGCCCCTGCAACGCCTTCGTGCGGAACGGCTCGGGCCAGCCGCCGGGCGGGGTGCCCAGCTCGCCGCGCAGGAACCCGATGACGGAGTCGGGGATGTCGAACCTGTCCGGCTCCGCCTCGAAGTCCTTCGGGGAGACGCCCGCGCCCACGAGGTGCAGCGCCAGGTCGCCCACCACCTTCGACGAGGGGGTGACCTTCACCAGCCGGCCGAGCATCCGGTCGGCGGCGCCGTACATCGCCTCGATGTCCTCGAAGCGGTCGCCCAGACCCAGCGCGACCGCCTGGGTGCGCAGGTTGGATAGCTGGCCGCCGGGGATCTCATGGTGGTAGACACGGCCGGTCGGCGAGGCCAGACCCGCCTCGAAGGGGGCGTAGACCTTGCGGACGCTCTCCCAGTACGGCTCCAGGTCGCCGACGGCCTGGAGGTCGAGGCCGGTGGGCCGCTCGGAGTGGTCGGTCGCGGCCACGATCGCCGACAGGGACGGCTGGGAGGTGGTGCCCGCCATGGACGCCACCGCGCCGTCCACCGCGTCCGCGCCGGCCTGGACGGCGGCGAGGTAGGTGGCGAGCTGCCCGCCGGCGGTGTCGTGGGTGTGCACGTGGACCGGCAGGTCGAACTCCCTGCGCAGGGCCGACACCAGGGTCGCCGCGGCCGGGGCGCGCAGCAGGCCCGCCATGTCCTTGACGGCCAGCACGTGGGCGCCCGCCTCGACGATCTGCTCGGCCAGGCGCAGGTAGTAGTCCAGGGTGTACAGGCGCTCCGACGGGTCGGACAGGTCGGAGGTGTAGCACAGGGCCACCTCGGCGACGGCGGTTCCGGTGTCCCTTACGGCCTCGATGGCGGGCCGCATCTGGGCGACGTCGTTGAGGGCGTCGAAGATGCGGAAGATGTCGATGCCGGTGGCTGCGGCCTCGTGCACGAAGGCGTCGGTCACCTCGGTGGGATACGGCGTGTAGCCCACGGTGTTGCGGCCGCGCAGCAGCATCTGCAGGCAGATGTTCGGCGCGGCTTCCCGCAGGGCCGCCAGGCGCTCCCACGGGTCCTCGGCGAGGAAGCGCAGGGCGACGTCGTAGGTCGCGCCGCCCCAACACTCCAGGGACAGCAGCTGGGGCAGGGTGCGCGCCACCACTGGGGCGACGGCGAGCATGTCCTTGGTACGCACGCGTGTGGCGAGCAGCGACTGGTGGGCGTCGCGGAACGTGGTGTCGGTGACGCCGATGGTCGGGGACGCGCGCAGCCAGCGGGCGAAGCCTTCCGGGCCGAGTTCGGCGAGCCGCTGCCGAGAGCCGGCCGGCGGCTCTCCGGCCGGCAGCGCGGGCAGCTTGGTCAACGGCTCCAGCAGGTCGGGCCGTTCGCCGTGCGGCTTGTTCACGGTGACGTCGGCCAGGTAGGTCAGCAGCTTCGTGCCGCGGTCGGCGGAGTGGCGGGCGGTGAGCAGGTGCGGGCGCTGCTCGATGAAGGACGTGGTGACCCGGCCGGCCTGGAAGTCGGCGTCGTCCAGCACCGCTTGCAGGAAGGGGATGTTGGTGGACACGCCGCGGATGCGGAACTCGGCCACGGCGCGCCGGGCACGGCCCACCGCGGTGCTGAAGTCCCGGCCCCGGCAGGTGAGTTTGACCAGCATGGAGTCGAAGTGCGCGCTGATGTCCGTACCGGCGTGGGTGGTGCCGCCGTCGAGGCGGATGCCCGAGCCGCCCGGCGAGCGGTAGGCGCTGATGCGGCCGGTGTCGGGGCGGAAGCCGTTGGCGGGGTCCTCGGTGGTGATACGGCACTGCAGCGCGGCGCCGCGCAGCGTGACGGTCTCCTGGGCGAGGCCGAGGTCGGCGAGGGTCTCGCCGGCGGCGATACGCAGCTGAGACTGCACCAGGTCGACGTCGGTGACCTCCTCGGTCACGGTGTGCTCGACCTGGATGCGCGGGTTCATCTCGATGAAGACGTGGTTGCCGTCGCGGTCGAGGAGGAATTCCACGGTGCCGGCGTTGCGGTACCCGATCTGGCGGGCGAACCGCACGGCGTCGGCGCAGATCCGGTCGCGCAGCTCCGGGTCGAGGTTCGGCGCGGGCGCCAGCTCGATCACCTTCTGGTGGCGGCGCTGCACCGAGCAGTCCCGCTCGAACAGGTGGATGACGTTGCCCTGCCCGTCGGCGAGGATCTGCACCTCGATGTGGCGGGGCTCGACGACCGCCTTCTCCAGGAACACCGTGGGATCACCGAACGCGGACGCCGCCTCGCGGGACGCCGCCTCGATGGACTCCCGCAGCTGGGCGGGATCCTCCACACGGCGCATGCCGCGTCCGCCGCCGCCTGCGACCGCCTTGACGAACACGGGGAAGCCGACGTCGTCGGCCGCGCGGACCAGTTCGTCGACGTCGTTGGAGGGCGCGGACGAGCCGAGCACGGGTACGCCGGCCTCGCGGGCTGCGGCCACCGCGCGGGCCTTGTTCCCCGTCAGCTCCAGGATGTCCGCGCTCGGTCCGACGAAGGTGATGCCCGCTTCCTCGCAGGCCCGGGCCAGATCCGGGTTCTCGGACAGGAATCCGTACCCGGGGTACACGGCGTCCGCTCCGGCACGGCGCGCCGCGCGGACGATCTCCTCCACGGAGAGATACGCCCGCACCGGATGTCCGGGCTGCCCGATCTCGTAGGCCTCGTCGGCCTTGAGCCGGTGCAGGGAGTTGCGGTCCTCGTGCGGGAAGACGGCGACGGTGCGCGCGCCGAGCTCATAGCCTGCGCGGAACGCACGAATCGCGATCTCCCCGCGGTTGGCGACCAGCACCTTGCGGAACATTCTTGATCCCTTCAGCCTTGCGGTGACGGAGCACCCATGGTGTCGGCGGCGCCTCTCTCACGCCATGTGAGCCGGGCCACTCTCGATCTCCCCCCTCACCTGCCCAGGTTCCGCAACCTGTCACAGCGCACCACCGACACCTGAGCGGCCGGACGGGCCTACGCTGTCCTTGAGCCTCCTGTGGTCAAGGGTGGCGTCGGTCCGTCGCGGGCCCCGGGTCGCGGTGGGCCGGTGCCGGGTGAGCGAGGTGCCCCTATGACCAGCGCCAGTCCCTACGGTGCGCATGCGCACGATGCGGTCGGCGAAACCCCGGACCGGCGTATGTCCGCGGTGGGACACCCAGGGGTGTTCCAGGATCTGCTGCCGCTGGCCCTGTGGGTTGCCGATGCCGAGGGACGTATGGCGCAGTGGTCGCTCGCCGCCCACGACCTGCTCGGTCACACCCCGGAGCAGGTGGTGGGCCAGGACGTCAACCGTGTTCTCGTGCCCGAGGAGAACCGCGACCTGGCCGAGCGGCTCACCCGGACCGTGCAGGGGGGTGCGGCGGTCGTCGCACGGCTGCCGGTCCGCCATCGGGACGGGCATCTGGTCGACATGGACATGTGGATCTGCCCGATCGCGGACGGGCGGCGGACGGGCGTGATGGCCATCGCGGCGGAGACCACCGCCGTGGAGCAGATGCGCGATGCGCTGGCGGCGCTGGAGGGGTTGTTCACCCAGTCCCCGATCGGCTTGGCCATGCTCGGTTCCGATCTGCGTTTCCTGCGGGTGAACCAGGCGCTGGCCCGTGTGGACGGCGTACCGGTGGCGGAGCACGTCGGCAAGCGTGTGAGCGAGGTCGCCCCCGGCACCGAGGCGCTGGAGTCGGTGATGCAGCAGGTCCTGGACCGGGGTGAGGCGGTGGTGGACTTCCGCTACTCCGCCGTCAGCACGACACAGCCGGAGCTGCTGCGGACGTGGTCCTGCTCCTACGCACCCTTGCTCGACGGCGCCGGCCGGCGGATCGGACTGATCGCTTCGGTGATCGACGTCACGGAGGGACAGCGCGCCCACCTGGAGGCGGAGCGGGCGCGGCGGCGGCTCGCGCTGCTGGCGGAGGCGGGCACGCAGATGGGTTCCACGCTGGATCTGCGGCAGACGGCGCAGGAGGTGGTCCGCGTGCTGGTGCCCCGGCTGGCCGACTCCGCCGACGTGCAGTTGCTGGAGGAGGCGGTGGCCCCGGACGAGACCGCGGCATCGGCGCACGGCGTGGTGCGCCGCACCGCGGCGTCCTTCACCGATCCGGCGGCGCCGGCGGACGAACTCGCCGTCGGCATGACCCAGCAGGTCCCCGTGGGCTCGGTGTACGAACGGGTCATCACCCAGGGCCGGCCCATGGACCTGGCCCGGTCCGACATCGGCCCCATGATCATCGCCCCGGGCGCCGACAGGCTGCGCGCCTACCTGCGCGCCCATGTGGGCGCGGCGCGCCTGATCCCGCTGGTGGCCCGCGGGACCGTGCTCGGCGCCGTCATCGTCACCCGGACCCGGCATCGCGGGCCGTTCGACGACCAGGACACGCTGCTGATCGACGAACTGGTCGCCCGGGCGGCGCTGAACATCGACAACGCGCGCATGTACAGCCGGGAGCGTGACGCGGCCCTTACCCTGCAGCGCAGCCTGATGAACCCCGTCCTGCCTCCCGTCGACGGACTGGAACTCGCCGGGCGCTATCTGCCGGCCGGTGACCACGAGGTCGGCGGCGACTGGTTCGACGCCATCGCCCTGTCGGACGACCGGACCGCCCTGGTGATCGGGGACGTGATGGGGCACGGCATCCACGCGGCGGCGGTCATGGGGCAGCTGCGCACGGCCATACGGACCCTGGCCCGCCGGGAGCCCGCGCCCGACCAGGTGCTGCCCGCCCTGGACGCCGTGGTGGCGGATCTGGGCGACAACGAGATGGCCACGTGCCTGTACGCCGTTCACGATCCGCGGACCGGCCTGTGTCTGATCGCCAGGGCGGGTCACCCGCCGCCCGTGATCGCCGACGAGCGCGGAACGGTCACCTTCCTGGACTGCCCGGCGGGCCCGCCCCTCGGCGTCGGCCGAATGGACTGCGAGGTCCAGCAGGTGGTCCTCCCTGCGCACGGGCTTCTTGTGATGTACACCGACGGCCTGATCGAGACCCGCGGCACGGACCTCGACCAGGGCATGCGCCGTCTGGCACAGGCACTGCGTCAGCCCGGCCGCCCGCTGGCGAAGATCTGCGACGGCGTCCTGGCCCACGTCATGCCCGAGGGCGCCGACGACGACGTGGCGGTTCTCCTGGCTCGGGCTCTGCCGCGATGACCTTGCCGGCCGGACCGTAAGGAGCAGCTTCCGAGGCACGGTGTGCCCGTACACCCGATACTGGGACTGAGCCGCTGCCAGGCATGCCGAACGGTAGGAGCGCCCCGGGGCCGCAGTACGGCCCCGCGAACGGCGCGGGACGGGTGGGCGATGCACGACACACCCCCGACGACGCTCAGCGAGAGCCCGGAGGATCCGTTCTCGATCCACCAGTCCGCCTCCGCCGTTGTGGACAGGAGGGGTCGGGTCGTCGCCTGGAGCGAGCAGGCCACCAAGCTGCTCGGGTACCGGGCCGACGAGGTGCTGGGCCGGCCGGTCCGCGAGGTCCTGATCGACAGCGGGGACGAGTCCGTGATCGCCGAGGCGACGCACGCGTGCCTGCGGGAGGGCGGCTGGTTCGGGCTGCTGTCGGTACGGCACCGCGCGGGCGACCGCATGTACGTGGGGTTCAGGGCCCGGTGCGTGCAACGGCTGGACTCCAGCGTCGAGTGGCTTCTCGTCGGCTCGCGCGCCGAGGACGTCATCCAGTGGGAGATCGACAGGGGCGTGCTGGACGGCCTCTTCAGCCGGTCCCCCGTGGGTGTCGTGGTTCTCGGGCCGGACCTGCGCGTGCTGCGGATGAACCGGGCGGTCGCAAGGTTCGGCGGACTGCCGCCGGAGGCGTACCGCGGGCGACGCGCGGGCGAGTTCCTCCTCGGTGCGGACGCGGACCTCGCCGAGGAGAAGCTGCGGTCGGTCCTGGAGACGGGCAGGCCCGTGATCTTCGCCGAGCAACCGGCACGGCTGCTGAGCGACACCCGCAAGGAACTGTTCATCTCCATCTCCGCCTTCCGGATGCAGGACCCGTCCGGAAGGGTGCTGGGCGTCACCGAGATCGTCGAGGACGTCACCGACCGCCATCGGGCCCGCCGCCGGCTCGCGCTGCTCAACGAGGCCGGCGCCAGGATCGGCAGCACGCTGGATGTCGCCACGACGGCACGTGAGCTGGCCGAGTCGGCGGTTCCCGAACTCGCCGACGCCCTGTCGGTGGATCTGCTGGAGCCCGTGACCCGCGGGGAGGAACCGGCGCCCGACGCCAAGGGTCCACTACGGAGGATGGCGGTCCGCAGCGTCCGGCCCGACGCGCAGAAGTTGATGTATCCCGTCGGCCATCTCTTCAGCTTTCCCGACCGGACGGCACCGGCCCGCTGCCTCGCCGAGCGTCGGCCAGTCCTGG comes from the Streptomyces sp. NBC_00443 genome and includes:
- a CDS encoding alpha/beta fold hydrolase — encoded protein: MSEWQLPETFRSTSGNIRWDSLGQPGQDPVVLLHGTPFSSYVWRAVARALARRHQVFVWDMPGYGASEMSTGQDVSLATQGRVFTELLAHWKLDEPLVVAHDFGGAVALRAHLLHGARYRALALVDPVALGPWGSPFFRLVGEHSDVFDQLPPALHRALVREYISSASSPGLHPAVLDRLSRPWLGDAGQSAFYRQIAQADQRYTDEVQERYGEIGFPTLVCWGEDDTWIPVAKGRELAARIPGARLEPIAGAGHLVQEDAPAELTAALMAFLQEQTS
- a CDS encoding pyruvate carboxylase — its product is MFRKVLVANRGEIAIRAFRAGYELGARTVAVFPHEDRNSLHRLKADEAYEIGQPGHPVRAYLSVEEIVRAARRAGADAVYPGYGFLSENPDLARACEEAGITFVGPSADILELTGNKARAVAAAREAGVPVLGSSAPSNDVDELVRAADDVGFPVFVKAVAGGGGRGMRRVEDPAQLRESIEAASREAASAFGDPTVFLEKAVVEPRHIEVQILADGQGNVIHLFERDCSVQRRHQKVIELAPAPNLDPELRDRICADAVRFARQIGYRNAGTVEFLLDRDGNHVFIEMNPRIQVEHTVTEEVTDVDLVQSQLRIAAGETLADLGLAQETVTLRGAALQCRITTEDPANGFRPDTGRISAYRSPGGSGIRLDGGTTHAGTDISAHFDSMLVKLTCRGRDFSTAVGRARRAVAEFRIRGVSTNIPFLQAVLDDADFQAGRVTTSFIEQRPHLLTARHSADRGTKLLTYLADVTVNKPHGERPDLLEPLTKLPALPAGEPPAGSRQRLAELGPEGFARWLRASPTIGVTDTTFRDAHQSLLATRVRTKDMLAVAPVVARTLPQLLSLECWGGATYDVALRFLAEDPWERLAALREAAPNICLQMLLRGRNTVGYTPYPTEVTDAFVHEAAATGIDIFRIFDALNDVAQMRPAIEAVRDTGTAVAEVALCYTSDLSDPSERLYTLDYYLRLAEQIVEAGAHVLAVKDMAGLLRAPAAATLVSALRREFDLPVHVHTHDTAGGQLATYLAAVQAGADAVDGAVASMAGTTSQPSLSAIVAATDHSERPTGLDLQAVGDLEPYWESVRKVYAPFEAGLASPTGRVYHHEIPGGQLSNLRTQAVALGLGDRFEDIEAMYGAADRMLGRLVKVTPSSKVVGDLALHLVGAGVSPKDFEAEPDRFDIPDSVIGFLRGELGTPPGGWPEPFRTKALQGRAEAKPVQELNADDREGLAKDRRATLNRLLFPGPTREFDTHRDTYGDTSVLDSKDFFYGLRPGKEYSVDLERGVRLLIELQAVGDADERGMRTVMSTLNGQLRPIQVRDRAAASDVPVTEKADRANPGHVPAPFAGVVTLTVAEGDEVTAGDTVATIEAMKMEASITASKSGKVARLAINRIQQVEGGDLLVELA
- a CDS encoding SpoIIE family protein phosphatase, which codes for MTSASPYGAHAHDAVGETPDRRMSAVGHPGVFQDLLPLALWVADAEGRMAQWSLAAHDLLGHTPEQVVGQDVNRVLVPEENRDLAERLTRTVQGGAAVVARLPVRHRDGHLVDMDMWICPIADGRRTGVMAIAAETTAVEQMRDALAALEGLFTQSPIGLAMLGSDLRFLRVNQALARVDGVPVAEHVGKRVSEVAPGTEALESVMQQVLDRGEAVVDFRYSAVSTTQPELLRTWSCSYAPLLDGAGRRIGLIASVIDVTEGQRAHLEAERARRRLALLAEAGTQMGSTLDLRQTAQEVVRVLVPRLADSADVQLLEEAVAPDETAASAHGVVRRTAASFTDPAAPADELAVGMTQQVPVGSVYERVITQGRPMDLARSDIGPMIIAPGADRLRAYLRAHVGAARLIPLVARGTVLGAVIVTRTRHRGPFDDQDTLLIDELVARAALNIDNARMYSRERDAALTLQRSLMNPVLPPVDGLELAGRYLPAGDHEVGGDWFDAIALSDDRTALVIGDVMGHGIHAAAVMGQLRTAIRTLARREPAPDQVLPALDAVVADLGDNEMATCLYAVHDPRTGLCLIARAGHPPPVIADERGTVTFLDCPAGPPLGVGRMDCEVQQVVLPAHGLLVMYTDGLIETRGTDLDQGMRRLAQALRQPGRPLAKICDGVLAHVMPEGADDDVAVLLARALPR